One Peptostreptococcus equinus genomic window carries:
- a CDS encoding TVP38/TMEM64 family protein: MQMLVNQLLNIMHQIMIFAQDNVLLSALAGFFLAFMESFIPILPLMAIVAANGALNGFWIGFIVSLLGSACGTFIVFYLFKHIFKNKKFNKNNNQKVQAIMEKINKAEFTVIFLFYAISILPASLTTIAAAYCKFDYKDFLPPMFFGKLLMMSMYAYVGSDYKDFFTNPYKLVIGTLITIVIYFIGSKVNKSIDKKIK, translated from the coding sequence ATGCAAATGTTAGTAAATCAACTATTAAATATAATGCATCAAATTATGATATTTGCCCAAGATAATGTACTATTATCCGCACTTGCTGGCTTTTTTTTAGCTTTTATGGAGAGTTTTATACCAATACTTCCACTGATGGCAATTGTTGCAGCTAATGGGGCTTTAAATGGTTTTTGGATAGGATTTATAGTATCGCTATTAGGATCTGCCTGCGGTACGTTTATTGTTTTTTACTTATTTAAACACATATTTAAAAATAAAAAATTCAATAAAAACAACAATCAAAAAGTACAGGCAATTATGGAAAAAATAAATAAAGCAGAATTTACAGTTATTTTTTTATTTTACGCTATATCTATCTTACCAGCCTCTTTGACTACGATAGCTGCTGCATATTGTAAATTTGATTATAAGGATTTTCTCCCACCTATGTTTTTTGGTAAATTATTGATGATGTCAATGTATGCATATGTAGGAAGTGATTATAAAGATTTCTTTACAAATCCATATAAGTTAGTAATTGGTACTTTGATTACTATTGTAATTTATTTTATTGGATCTAAAGTAAATAAATCTATAGATAAAAAAATCAAATAA
- a CDS encoding zinc dependent phospholipase C family protein, with the protein MMMKSHIIISKSLLENTDKNKKFFLDEKNFIYGNIKPDIVSKYKLKKHYMFESYDMVVEKIKFLSSLDLDTLEKYYTKATFSQEIGVICHFLTDFFCVAHSLRWEFKHSMKIHVQYESNLTKVAENYSIINDRIQYLDNFDDFFQKLYNEYRSNGNYEENDLKYSTYMCNTVTNYILDNILNNTVISHTVS; encoded by the coding sequence ATGATGATGAAATCACATATCATTATTTCTAAATCCTTACTAGAAAATACAGACAAAAATAAAAAATTCTTTTTGGATGAGAAAAATTTTATTTACGGTAATATTAAACCAGATATAGTATCAAAATATAAATTAAAAAAACATTATATGTTTGAATCTTATGATATGGTGGTGGAAAAGATAAAATTTTTATCTAGTCTTGATTTGGATACACTTGAAAAATACTATACAAAAGCAACTTTTTCTCAAGAGATTGGTGTAATTTGCCATTTCCTTACAGATTTTTTCTGTGTGGCTCATAGTCTTAGATGGGAATTTAAACATAGTATGAAAATACATGTGCAATATGAGAGTAACTTAACTAAAGTAGCTGAAAATTATTCAATAATAAATGATAGAATACAGTATTTAGACAATTTTGATGATTTTTTTCAAAAATTGTATAATGAGTATAGGTCTAATGGAAACTATGAAGAAAATGACCTTAAATATTCTACATATATGTGTAATACAGTCACAAACTATATATTAGATAATATATTAAATAATACAGTAATATCTCATACAGTATCTTAA
- a CDS encoding TIGR01212 family radical SAM protein (This family includes YhcC from E. coli K-12, an uncharacterized radical SAM protein.), with protein MGEFKYKIENKNYHTWNYHLRQRFNSKVFKVSLNGGFTCPNLDGKISRGGCTYCSNKGSGDFAGQVDDSISKQFENIKNIMEKKWHNAKYIAYFQAYTNTYAPVDYLKDKYEEALRQENVIGLAISTRPDCISEEVLDYLDDINKRTNLWVELGLQTIHDTTSKKINRGHNYQVFLDTLEKLRERNIDVVVHIINGLPGETYEMMMDTVKEISKLDIQGIKIHLLHVLKGTVMEKQLIRGDFQLLDKDFYTNLICDQLEILPQDLIIHRLTGDGKKDDLIGPIWSLKKWEVLNAIDEELKRRNSWQGKYYEG; from the coding sequence ATGGGTGAATTTAAATATAAAATTGAAAATAAGAACTATCATACTTGGAATTATCATCTTAGACAAAGGTTCAATTCCAAGGTATTCAAGGTTTCTTTAAATGGAGGATTCACCTGCCCCAATTTAGATGGGAAAATTAGTAGAGGCGGATGTACTTATTGTAGCAACAAGGGTTCAGGAGATTTTGCTGGACAAGTGGATGATTCAATCAGTAAACAGTTTGAAAATATTAAAAATATTATGGAAAAAAAGTGGCATAATGCCAAGTATATTGCATATTTTCAGGCTTATACAAATACATATGCTCCAGTTGACTATTTAAAAGATAAGTATGAAGAGGCTTTGAGACAAGAAAATGTAATAGGACTGGCAATTTCTACTAGACCAGATTGTATATCTGAGGAAGTATTAGATTATTTAGATGACATAAACAAAAGAACAAACCTTTGGGTAGAGCTAGGACTTCAAACTATACATGATACTACATCTAAAAAAATTAATAGAGGTCATAATTATCAAGTTTTTTTAGATACTCTAGAAAAATTAAGAGAAAGAAATATTGATGTTGTAGTTCATATAATAAATGGACTTCCTGGAGAAACATATGAAATGATGATGGATACAGTAAAAGAAATCTCTAAACTGGATATACAAGGAATAAAAATTCATCTCTTACATGTTTTGAAAGGTACAGTAATGGAAAAACAATTAATAAGAGGAGATTTTCAATTATTAGATAAAGACTTTTATACAAATCTTATATGTGATCAGTTAGAAATTCTACCTCAGGATTTAATTATTCATAGGCTTACTGGAGATGGTAAAAAAGATGACTTGATAGGTCCTATATGGAGTTTAAAAAAATGGGAGGTATTAAACGCTATTGATGAAGAATTGAAAAGAAGAAATAGCTGGCAAGGAAAATATTATGAAGGTTAA
- a CDS encoding DUF308 domain-containing protein, with product MFLNFNINSLFTKKNSTKLIILGVILLAIGSYCTTKRIVAINIFSWGMALAFLFAAFLALKEYNSLRPYASKKEVNKFRNLTITLVIIALMLIIFPKYMNMFMSMLIGSYIIVNQSIKYFKQSKYYRRITLAFLLKILLGVLLIISPLFLANFLVSILSTISIIFGVYFIVTGINIANERKF from the coding sequence ATGTTTTTAAACTTTAATATAAATAGCTTGTTTACAAAAAAAAATTCTACAAAGCTAATAATACTAGGAGTAATACTACTTGCTATTGGATCATACTGCACTACTAAAAGAATAGTTGCCATAAATATTTTTTCTTGGGGTATGGCTTTAGCATTTTTATTTGCAGCATTTTTAGCTTTAAAGGAATATAATTCACTAAGGCCATATGCATCAAAGAAAGAAGTAAATAAGTTTAGGAATTTGACTATAACTTTAGTGATTATAGCTTTGATGTTAATTATATTTCCTAAATATATGAATATGTTTATGTCAATGCTAATAGGATCATATATAATTGTAAACCAGTCCATAAAATATTTTAAACAAAGCAAGTATTATAGAAGAATTACTTTAGCCTTTCTGCTAAAAATATTATTGGGTGTACTTTTGATAATATCACCACTATTTTTAGCTAACTTCTTAGTTAGTATTTTATCTACTATATCAATAATATTTGGTGTATATTTTATTGTAACTGGTATAAATATTGCTAATGAAAGGAAATTTTAA
- a CDS encoding HAD-IIB family hydrolase: MIKHIFCDLDGTLFIDKITDVDKNAILLAKDFGITFNIATGRVLDHSKSILEECNIEGYLITENGSYVYDKNLNLVFSQAMTDAQIKKIISIYNSFDYIDKDQDVIYFKYDGRVVMPVDGSKAEYLTRGFEIDEKICEYDAYMSKVGNIGVLTTDSKKLSKMIESFKEELSSELDVYASSRTTINIVLKGVSKLEGIKCVCKKESISLNEVAAIGDSPNDMSMLKNINMSFAMSDAFDSIKNVSKYETPTVADAIKMIIDYNSEADN; this comes from the coding sequence ATGATTAAACATATTTTTTGCGATTTAGATGGAACTCTTTTTATCGACAAAATTACTGACGTCGATAAAAATGCCATATTATTAGCAAAAGACTTTGGAATCACATTTAATATAGCAACTGGTAGAGTGCTGGATCATTCAAAGTCAATACTTGAGGAGTGCAACATTGAAGGCTATTTAATAACTGAAAATGGTTCATATGTATATGATAAAAATTTAAACTTGGTATTTAGTCAAGCGATGACTGATGCACAAATAAAAAAAATAATTTCTATTTATAATAGCTTTGATTATATAGATAAAGATCAAGATGTTATATATTTTAAATATGATGGCAGAGTAGTGATGCCAGTTGATGGCTCAAAAGCTGAATACCTTACAAGAGGTTTTGAGATTGACGAAAAAATATGTGAGTATGACGCATATATGTCAAAAGTAGGTAATATTGGAGTATTAACTACCGATAGTAAAAAACTTTCTAAAATGATAGAGTCATTTAAAGAGGAACTATCTAGTGAATTAGATGTTTATGCTTCTAGTAGAACTACAATAAATATAGTACTAAAAGGCGTATCAAAACTTGAGGGTATTAAATGTGTATGCAAAAAAGAGTCTATAAGTTTAAATGAAGTGGCAGCAATTGGTGATTCACCTAATGATATGAGTATGCTTAAAAATATTAATATGAGTTTTGCTATGAGTGATGCATTTGATAGCATAAAAAATGTATCAAAATATGAAACGCCTACTGTTGCAGATGCTATAAAGATGATAATAGACTATAATAGTGAAGCAGATAATTAA
- a CDS encoding competence/damage-inducible protein A — protein MNIELISVGTELLLGDIVNTNAQYISKELALLGINVHKQVTVGDNMDRLLDCFSKAFEKSDIVLTTGGLGPTGDDITKEAAAKFFDQKMLLDEKSWEKIKERVLKFTGDINKIPKNNIKQAMFPKEAMIIPNNNGTAPGAIFEKDGKRIIVMPGPPKEMMAMFNEGVLPYLKKETDSVFASKYIRLYGIGESALEIKLLDILDKQDNPTVALYAKEGEVLIRVTAKAPDKEECLKLVQEKIKEIEEICGEYIYLIGDESISSSQTELDNVVAKLLIENKKTIAVAESCTGGMIAANLINYPGISECLLEGCVTYSNNAKMNRLGVKKDTLDELGAVSSQTAIEMAIGIAKTSGADIGLSTTGVAGPDGGSEEKPVGLVYIGLYVDGQEFVYKNIFSGNRLKIRERATRQALDYVRQKLV, from the coding sequence ATGAATATTGAATTAATTTCTGTTGGAACTGAACTATTACTAGGTGATATAGTGAATACAAATGCTCAATATATCTCAAAAGAACTTGCCTTATTAGGCATAAATGTACATAAACAGGTAACAGTTGGCGATAATATGGATAGATTACTTGATTGTTTTTCAAAGGCTTTTGAAAAGTCAGATATAGTGCTTACTACTGGAGGTCTAGGACCAACTGGTGATGATATAACAAAAGAAGCTGCGGCAAAGTTTTTTGACCAGAAAATGCTATTGGATGAAAAGTCATGGGAAAAAATCAAAGAAAGAGTATTAAAATTCACAGGAGATATAAATAAAATACCTAAAAATAATATTAAGCAAGCTATGTTTCCTAAAGAGGCGATGATTATTCCTAATAACAATGGCACTGCTCCTGGTGCTATATTTGAAAAAGATGGAAAAAGAATAATAGTAATGCCTGGACCACCTAAGGAAATGATGGCTATGTTTAATGAAGGTGTACTTCCTTATCTAAAGAAAGAAACAGATTCAGTTTTTGCATCAAAGTATATTAGACTATATGGTATAGGTGAATCTGCACTTGAAATTAAACTATTGGATATTCTAGATAAACAAGATAATCCAACAGTTGCTCTTTATGCAAAAGAAGGAGAAGTTCTAATAAGAGTAACTGCTAAGGCACCAGATAAAGAAGAATGCTTAAAATTAGTTCAAGAGAAAATAAAAGAAATAGAGGAAATATGCGGTGAATATATATATTTAATAGGTGATGAATCTATATCTTCTAGCCAAACAGAATTAGATAATGTTGTTGCAAAATTATTAATTGAAAATAAAAAGACTATAGCGGTTGCAGAATCTTGCACAGGGGGTATGATAGCAGCAAATCTAATCAATTATCCTGGCATTTCAGAGTGTCTATTAGAAGGCTGCGTCACATATTCAAATAATGCTAAAATGAACAGACTGGGTGTAAAAAAGGACACTTTAGATGAACTTGGAGCAGTGAGCTCTCAAACAGCAATAGAAATGGCAATAGGAATTGCAAAAACATCTGGTGCTGATATAGGATTGTCTACTACTGGAGTAGCAGGACCTGATGGAGGAAGTGAAGAAAAGCCAGTAGGACTTGTTTATATTGGTTTATATGTTGATGGACAAGAATTTGTATATAAAAATATTTTTTCAGGAAATAGATTAAAAATAAGAGAAAGAGCTACAAGACAGGCCTTAGATTATGTTAGACAAAAATTAGTATAA
- a CDS encoding D-alanine--D-alanine ligase, which translates to MKKIGVIYGGVSSEREVSLKSGKAMISNLDRSKYEIIECRIDKMTDAFNIDRSIDKALIGLHGKFGEDGRVQSILESMGIDYCGCDPITSGILMDKNFTKTIARQNGILTADWTIVKSVEDIDYDLIEEMGYPVFIKPNSGGSSVATYMIKKKEDVEAAVVDGLKYDEIVMIEKYVKGEEYTSFILDGEVFPTIKISSDQEFFDFEAKYSTTNGAKEIVVELEKNMSDKLKFNSETCWKAFNCKGYVRVDYIITEDKDIYLLEINTLPGMTETSLIPKSAAARGISYSQLLDKLIESGK; encoded by the coding sequence ATGAAAAAAATAGGAGTTATATATGGAGGCGTATCTTCAGAAAGAGAAGTTTCATTAAAAAGCGGTAAAGCTATGATTTCAAATCTTGATAGAAGTAAGTATGAAATTATAGAATGTAGAATAGACAAAATGACTGATGCTTTTAATATAGACAGAAGTATAGATAAAGCTTTGATAGGTCTACATGGAAAATTTGGTGAAGATGGACGTGTGCAGTCTATATTGGAATCAATGGGAATAGATTACTGTGGATGTGATCCAATTACAAGTGGCATATTAATGGACAAAAATTTTACTAAAACCATAGCCAGACAAAATGGAATACTAACAGCTGATTGGACTATAGTTAAGTCTGTTGAAGATATAGATTATGATTTAATAGAAGAAATGGGCTATCCTGTATTTATAAAACCAAATTCTGGTGGCTCAAGCGTTGCTACATATATGATAAAGAAAAAAGAAGATGTGGAAGCTGCTGTAGTAGACGGGTTAAAATATGATGAAATTGTAATGATTGAAAAATATGTAAAGGGCGAAGAATACACATCATTTATCTTGGATGGCGAAGTTTTCCCTACAATAAAAATATCTTCAGATCAAGAATTTTTTGATTTTGAAGCTAAATATTCTACTACAAATGGTGCAAAAGAAATTGTTGTTGAACTTGAAAAAAATATGTCTGATAAGTTAAAATTTAATTCAGAAACTTGCTGGAAGGCTTTCAACTGCAAAGGATACGTAAGAGTTGACTATATCATTACAGAAGATAAGGATATATATTTATTAGAAATCAACACTCTACCAGGTATGACAGAGACTAGTTTAATCCCTAAGAGTGCAGCTGCAAGAGGTATATCATACTCTCAATTATTAGACAAACTAATTGAGTCAGGTAAATAA
- the asnS gene encoding asparagine--tRNA ligase: MQKEFIEVKSLYRDSESYIGKSVSVAGWIRTTRISKSFGFIELNDGSFFKNLQIVVDEKEVENFKEIAKLSISSAILVEGELVKVDNAKNPIEIHAKKIIVEGDSDSSYPLQKKKHTFEYLRTIAHLRPRSNTFSAVYRVRSVVAFALHKFFNERNFVYAHTPLITGSDTEGAGEMFQVTTLDMKNPPLNEDGSIDYSQDFFGKETNLTVSGQLNGEIMALAFRNIYTFGPTFRAENSYTGRHASEFWMIEPEIVFADLEDLMELAEDMIKYVIEYVMENCPEEMAFFNSFIDKGLFERLNKIVSSDFVRITYTEAVDILLKSGQEFEYPVEWGCDLQTEHERYITEQVYNAPVFVTDYPKDIKAFYMRMNDDGETVRAMDLLVPGVGEIIGGSQREERYDVLLNKIHEMGLNEEEYWWYLELRKFGTATHSGFGLGFERIIMYLTGMTNIRDVIPFPRTPKNAEF, translated from the coding sequence ATGCAAAAAGAATTTATTGAAGTAAAATCGCTTTATAGAGATAGTGAATCTTATATAGGCAAAAGTGTAAGTGTAGCTGGTTGGATTAGAACAACTAGAATATCTAAGAGTTTTGGATTTATTGAGCTAAATGATGGTTCATTTTTCAAAAACTTACAGATAGTTGTAGATGAAAAAGAAGTAGAAAATTTTAAGGAAATAGCTAAGTTATCTATATCTTCTGCAATTTTAGTAGAAGGTGAGTTAGTCAAAGTAGATAATGCAAAAAATCCTATTGAAATACATGCGAAGAAAATAATAGTAGAGGGTGATTCAGATTCATCTTATCCACTACAGAAGAAAAAACATACATTCGAGTATTTAAGAACTATTGCTCATCTTAGACCAAGATCTAATACTTTTTCAGCTGTTTATAGAGTAAGATCAGTAGTTGCATTTGCTCTACATAAGTTCTTTAATGAAAGAAACTTTGTTTATGCTCATACTCCATTAATTACAGGAAGTGATACTGAAGGCGCTGGAGAAATGTTCCAAGTAACGACTTTAGATATGAAAAATCCACCACTTAATGAAGATGGTAGCATAGATTATTCACAGGACTTTTTTGGAAAAGAAACAAACCTTACAGTATCTGGTCAGTTAAATGGTGAAATAATGGCTTTAGCTTTTAGAAATATTTATACATTTGGACCAACATTTAGAGCTGAAAATTCTTATACAGGTAGACATGCATCCGAATTCTGGATGATAGAGCCTGAAATCGTATTTGCTGATTTAGAAGATTTAATGGAATTAGCAGAAGATATGATTAAATATGTTATTGAATATGTTATGGAAAATTGTCCTGAAGAGATGGCATTTTTCAATAGTTTTATCGATAAGGGATTATTTGAAAGATTAAATAAGATAGTAAGTTCAGATTTTGTAAGAATAACTTATACAGAAGCCGTAGATATACTTCTTAAGTCAGGACAAGAATTTGAATATCCAGTTGAATGGGGATGTGATTTACAGACTGAACATGAAAGGTATATTACAGAACAAGTTTACAATGCACCAGTATTTGTAACGGATTATCCAAAGGATATCAAGGCATTTTATATGAGAATGAATGATGATGGTGAAACTGTTAGAGCGATGGACTTATTAGTACCTGGTGTTGGTGAGATAATTGGCGGTTCACAAAGAGAAGAAAGATATGATGTATTATTAAATAAAATACATGAAATGGGATTAAATGAAGAAGAATATTGGTGGTATCTGGAACTTAGAAAGTTTGGTACAGCTACACATTCAGGTTTTGGACTAGGATTTGAAAGAATTATTATGTATCTAACTGGTATGACAAATATTAGAGACGTAATACCATTTCCAAGAACTCCAAAGAATGCAGAATTCTAA
- a CDS encoding acyl-CoA dehydratase activase: protein MIYVGIDIGSTASKVIVIGEIEGKFVMPTGWSSKETTKLVKNKLKENGIDLCADNVIVGSTGYGRQAVDFSNYVITEITCHGKGGYYLASRNCTVIDIGGQDTKIIKIENGSVSDFLMNDKCSAGTGKFIEIMANRLGVDIDELFELAELGKILPISSLCTVFAESEIINYIGEGKNREDIAAGVIDSVAGKVAQLFAKFANSDYVLLTGGLSHNEFFANSLSKKIKTPVNTCQDGRFAGALGAALIAKQKYKKNK from the coding sequence ATGATATACGTTGGAATTGATATTGGATCAACGGCATCAAAAGTTATAGTCATTGGAGAAATAGAAGGTAAATTTGTTATGCCAACTGGTTGGAGTAGTAAGGAAACTACAAAACTAGTCAAAAATAAGTTAAAGGAAAATGGGATTGATTTATGTGCTGATAATGTTATAGTAGGATCTACTGGATACGGAAGACAAGCTGTAGATTTTTCAAATTATGTAATAACTGAAATTACTTGTCATGGAAAAGGTGGATATTATTTAGCTTCAAGAAATTGCACGGTGATAGATATTGGTGGTCAAGATACAAAAATTATAAAGATAGAAAATGGGTCAGTAAGCGACTTTTTGATGAACGATAAATGCTCTGCAGGAACAGGAAAATTTATAGAAATAATGGCTAATAGATTAGGGGTTGATATTGATGAATTATTTGAACTAGCAGAATTAGGAAAAATACTTCCAATTAGCTCTCTCTGTACAGTATTTGCTGAATCTGAAATTATAAATTATATAGGTGAAGGTAAAAATAGAGAAGATATAGCTGCGGGCGTAATAGACTCTGTAGCTGGTAAAGTAGCTCAATTATTCGCAAAATTTGCTAATTCAGATTATGTGCTATTGACTGGAGGCTTAAGTCATAATGAATTTTTTGCAAATAGTCTTTCTAAAAAAATAAAAACACCAGTTAATACTTGTCAAGATGGTAGATTTGCAGGTGCTCTAGGTGCTGCATTGATTGCTAAGCAAAAATACAAAAAAAATAAATAA
- a CDS encoding DUF3343 domain-containing protein, with protein sequence MKKNFYILFDNHQNGLKLYKLLRDNSLKATISPTPRSLSKCCGISLIVAEEELNQVEKVIIENEIDIIGIESIIKDINPNRDRYC encoded by the coding sequence ATGAAAAAAAATTTTTATATACTTTTTGATAACCATCAAAATGGATTAAAACTGTATAAACTACTTAGGGATAATAGTTTAAAAGCTACAATTTCTCCAACACCGAGGTCTCTATCTAAATGTTGTGGTATATCATTAATAGTAGCTGAAGAAGAATTAAATCAAGTAGAGAAAGTAATAATAGAAAATGAAATAGATATTATAGGTATTGAATCAATAATAAAGGATATTAATCCTAATAGAGATAGATACTGTTAG